A window of Candidatus Poribacteria bacterium contains these coding sequences:
- a CDS encoding ABC transporter permease, producing MVTYIIRRCFIAVPTLLAISIISFIIIQLPQGDYLDREIQRLEEEFGDSSSLAQVEELRERYGLNAPLWKRYLIWISGFVRGNFGESFEYKREVDELIWDRIAFTLLISVGSLIFTYVVAIPLGIYSATHQYKWSDNFLTFLSFVGMSIPAFLLALSLMVFAFDIFGVPLFGLFSAYYEGAPWTWGKLGDLFKHLWIPVIVVGINGTASLMRIMRGNLLDVLGQPFVQTARAKGLKEIVVVGKHAVRIAINPLISILGMSLPGILSGSAIVSIVLGLPTVGPILLRSLLNEDIYLAGTLIMMLSLLLVIGNLLADIALAWVDPRIRYE from the coding sequence ATAGTTACCTATATCATTCGTCGATGTTTCATCGCTGTTCCGACACTTTTGGCGATTTCTATCATCTCTTTCATTATTATCCAACTCCCGCAAGGCGATTATCTCGACCGTGAAATCCAACGGTTAGAGGAGGAGTTCGGCGATAGCAGTTCTCTCGCACAAGTCGAGGAATTGCGGGAACGTTATGGGCTGAACGCGCCGTTGTGGAAGCGTTACCTTATCTGGATAAGTGGTTTTGTGCGCGGTAATTTCGGTGAGTCGTTTGAGTATAAACGCGAAGTCGATGAACTGATATGGGATCGGATCGCCTTTACGCTCCTTATTTCCGTCGGATCGCTCATCTTTACCTACGTTGTCGCTATCCCCCTCGGTATCTATTCCGCAACACATCAATATAAATGGTCAGATAACTTTCTAACCTTCCTGAGTTTTGTCGGGATGTCGATACCGGCGTTTCTCTTGGCACTCTCGTTGATGGTGTTTGCGTTTGACATCTTCGGTGTCCCCCTATTTGGGTTATTCTCGGCTTACTATGAAGGCGCGCCCTGGACATGGGGCAAACTGGGCGACCTTTTCAAACATCTCTGGATTCCAGTGATTGTCGTTGGTATTAACGGAACCGCGAGTTTGATGCGTATCATGCGCGGCAACCTGCTTGATGTGTTAGGGCAGCCGTTTGTTCAAACTGCACGCGCAAAGGGGTTGAAAGAAATCGTCGTGGTTGGGAAACATGCCGTGCGGATAGCGATTAATCCGCTTATCAGTATTTTAGGGATGAGTCTACCGGGTATCCTCTCCGGTTCAGCGATTGTCTCAATTGTGTTGGGATTGCCGACGGTCGGACCGATTCTCTTACGCAGTCTACTGAATGAGGATATCTACCTTGCTGGCACGCTGATTATGATGCTGAGCCTTCTTCTGGTTATCGGTAACCTGCTTGCTGATATAGCCTTGGCTTGGGTAGATCCGAGGATTCGCTATGAATAA